Proteins encoded within one genomic window of Panacibacter microcysteis:
- a CDS encoding DUF3185 family protein gives MWHDIYKPENTEKENTMKFLGIALIVAGVLMIFFAGPFQSSYQPISNADTLINNSGRRHTSTATTYAGGIAAICGLIVIMASRKKK, from the coding sequence TTGTGGCATGATATTTACAAGCCTGAAAATACCGAAAAAGAAAACACCATGAAATTCCTGGGTATTGCACTTATTGTGGCGGGTGTGTTAATGATTTTTTTTGCCGGACCTTTCCAAAGTAGTTACCAGCCTATCAGCAATGCAGACACACTTATTAATAATTCCGGCAGACGCCATACCTCCACCGCAACTACTTATGCAGGAGGTATAGCCGCTATATGCGGACTGATCGTAATTATGGCAAGCAGGAAAAAAAAGTAG
- a CDS encoding VOC family protein: MQQPVTLSLKAIQHVGIPVTDISLSEQFYRDLGFSNVMQATFEHNKSSGTCIMMQQGNITIELYQLPQSELQSIAARNNGHIDHIAFDVENIDETFFILKTSGYHIIEEAPVYLKFWSKGCRYFNIIGPDNERLEFNQVLK; this comes from the coding sequence ATGCAACAACCTGTTACACTCTCGCTGAAAGCTATACAACATGTGGGTATTCCCGTTACAGATATCTCGCTGTCAGAACAGTTTTACAGGGATTTAGGTTTTAGCAATGTAATGCAGGCTACGTTTGAACACAACAAAAGCAGTGGAACCTGTATTATGATGCAACAGGGAAATATAACAATCGAATTATACCAGTTGCCGCAAAGCGAGCTTCAATCTATTGCTGCACGAAACAACGGCCACATTGACCATATAGCTTTTGATGTGGAAAATATTGATGAAACTTTTTTTATACTGAAAACTTCCGGTTATCATATTATTGAAGAAGCGCCCGTGTACCTGAAATTCTGGAGTAAAGGATGCCGCTATTTTAATATTATTGGTCCTGATAATGAAAGACTCGAATTTAACCAGGTGTTGAAATAA
- a CDS encoding NUDIX hydrolase: MIEKFTIRVYGILLDNKKRVLVSDEFIRGNYFTKFPGGGMELGEGTRDCLKREFKEETGLDVIITDHIYTTDYFQQSAFNSKDQIVSIYYYAVATNAEALNTLPIKSIPFDFEPHQVADPNGQSEVLRWVEWPDLTYDTVSLPIDKIVVKMLKETGY; this comes from the coding sequence ATGATAGAAAAATTTACCATCAGGGTTTACGGGATTTTGTTAGACAATAAAAAACGTGTATTGGTCAGTGATGAGTTCATCCGCGGAAATTATTTTACGAAGTTTCCCGGCGGCGGTATGGAACTTGGCGAAGGCACACGTGATTGCCTGAAGCGTGAGTTTAAAGAAGAAACTGGTTTAGACGTAATAATCACAGATCATATCTACACCACTGATTATTTTCAGCAATCAGCCTTTAATAGTAAAGACCAGATCGTTTCTATTTACTATTATGCCGTTGCAACTAATGCGGAAGCATTGAATACATTACCAATAAAGTCAATTCCTTTCGACTTCGAGCCTCACCAGGTTGCAGATCCAAACGGTCAAAGCGAGGTATTACGTTGGGTAGAATGGCCCGACCTTACGTATGATACAGTCTCTCTGCCAATTGATAAGATCGTGGTGAAAATGCTTAAAGAAACAGGTTATTAG
- a CDS encoding alpha/beta fold hydrolase, translating into MTTQIKLTCAVILFIAAACASPESPDKHVEVKNGIVPIAYNMSGSGDTALVFVHGWGINKDYWSAQEKAFNNRYKVVAIDLGGHGESGKQRNHWTIGDFANDVLAVLDSLNLNRVILVGHSMSGDVILDVAYKIPERIVGFIGIDNFKEIGVAMTPEQLLQVAGFMKALDTNYRKVAGEYSRMSLFPKDYKDSASINRVINDITNTDSVVAAKSLQGLMDFAPNETALLKQINIPVHLIVSDYTPTITDSLAKYSKAGYSVKTITGVGHYPMIEKPGEFNKALAETLNEIANGK; encoded by the coding sequence ATGACTACACAAATCAAACTAACCTGTGCCGTAATTCTATTTATTGCAGCAGCCTGTGCCTCGCCGGAAAGCCCTGATAAACATGTTGAAGTGAAAAACGGTATTGTACCGATTGCCTATAATATGAGCGGAAGTGGCGATACCGCGCTTGTTTTTGTGCACGGCTGGGGTATCAATAAAGATTACTGGAGCGCGCAGGAAAAAGCTTTCAACAACCGCTACAAGGTGGTAGCAATCGACCTCGGGGGCCATGGAGAAAGCGGTAAACAAAGAAACCATTGGACGATCGGCGACTTTGCCAATGATGTACTTGCCGTGCTGGATAGTTTGAATCTTAACAGGGTTATTCTTGTCGGACACTCTATGTCCGGTGATGTAATTTTAGATGTAGCCTATAAAATCCCGGAAAGAATTGTTGGATTCATCGGTATCGATAATTTCAAAGAAATTGGTGTGGCCATGACCCCGGAACAGCTTTTGCAAGTAGCAGGCTTTATGAAAGCACTCGATACCAACTACAGGAAGGTAGCAGGTGAATATTCAAGAATGTCATTGTTTCCTAAAGATTATAAAGACTCGGCAAGTATCAATCGAGTAATAAATGATATTACTAACACAGACTCTGTGGTTGCAGCAAAATCTTTGCAGGGTTTAATGGATTTTGCGCCCAATGAAACCGCCTTATTAAAACAAATAAATATACCTGTTCACCTCATCGTAAGTGATTACACACCTACAATAACAGACTCGCTGGCTAAGTATAGTAAAGCTGGTTACTCGGTCAAAACAATAACCGGTGTAGGTCATTATCCAATGATTGAAAAGCCTGGCGAATTCAATAAAGCGCTCGCTGAAACGCTCAATGAAATTGCTAATGGTAAATAA
- a CDS encoding queuosine precursor transporter has translation MIHSILKDKPTKLFLGFTAFFVANALIAECIGTKIFSLEKLFGLQPSSFNLFGQSGLSFNLTCGVLLWPLEFVMTDIVNEYYGPKAVRRISYTAVVLISYAFIMFYGAIHVPAADFWIGTNTNKGIPDMQNAFSGIFGQGMWIIFGSLVAFLVSQIVDVTVFHRIKKVTGEKRVWLRATGSTMVSQLIDSFIVLSIAFKLGGDWTWPMIFAVGTMNYIYKFTVALLLTPVIYFVEHRIEKYLGKETAQRMKKSAMGEDQDAIMNIPTAG, from the coding sequence ATGATCCATTCAATTTTAAAGGACAAGCCTACAAAACTTTTTCTTGGCTTTACGGCATTCTTCGTAGCGAATGCATTGATAGCAGAATGTATAGGTACAAAGATCTTTTCCCTGGAAAAGTTATTCGGTTTGCAACCTTCCAGCTTTAATTTATTTGGACAGTCAGGTTTATCATTTAACCTTACTTGCGGGGTGCTGTTGTGGCCGCTGGAATTTGTAATGACAGATATCGTGAATGAATACTATGGCCCAAAAGCGGTACGGCGCATCAGCTACACAGCAGTGGTACTAATTTCCTATGCATTCATTATGTTTTATGGCGCTATTCATGTGCCTGCAGCCGATTTCTGGATTGGCACCAACACAAATAAGGGTATCCCTGATATGCAAAACGCTTTTAGTGGAATCTTCGGACAAGGTATGTGGATTATTTTCGGAAGCCTTGTTGCATTTCTTGTGAGCCAGATTGTAGATGTAACCGTCTTTCATCGTATTAAAAAGGTTACGGGTGAAAAACGTGTATGGCTGAGAGCCACCGGTTCTACAATGGTTTCTCAGCTCATTGATAGTTTTATTGTACTTTCTATTGCTTTTAAATTGGGTGGTGACTGGACATGGCCAATGATCTTTGCTGTTGGAACGATGAATTATATTTATAAGTTTACTGTAGCGTTATTGCTGACACCTGTAATTTATTTCGTTGAACACAGGATAGAAAAATACCTGGGAAAGGAAACTGCGCAAAGAATGAAAAAAAGCGCTATGGGCGAGGATCAGGACGCAATAATGAACATCCCGACAGCGGGCTAA